The sequence tgtctctTCAAGCTTTGTAGTGGTCGTCAATGCCTTCTTGACCCCCTTAGCCTTGGTTTTGCTCTTGGGCTGTTCCTGTGGCGGCTCTTCAGAAGAATCAGAACCACCAGCATTTACGACAATGTTTGACGAGTTTGTGATCTCGCCCAACACCACTCTCTTCTTGGTAGGCCTTTCCTCTTCAGCCATGGCGGTCCTCTTATTCGCCAAGCGCGTCATGCGCACGCTCTCCCTTGCTCCGCCGTGGCAGTGATTATACACAGTAGCTTTCACAAACTCACTTAGCCTTTTGggttttgtgagagagagaggacagaGAGGGATTTGGAGAGCGAgaggagaggagggttttgtaGTTTGTAGTTTGagctttggagagagagagagaattttttttttttttttgagaaacgagaGAGAGAAAATCTGAAAGAGCCATTTGAGtttatttcaaaagaaaagagtcgGCGCTTTTCTCGTAGGGGTCTATTTCACTGTCTTAATTTTtgtcatcttattttattatttaacttcATTTGTTGAAGGTTCGGCGAATTTGTATGGTCCTCATGATCCACTTCACTTTTTCAAGTAACATTCTCATTTTCTTACAGAaccttcactttttttttttttgagaaacgagaGGGAGAGAATCTGAAAGAGCCATTTGAGtttatttcaaaagaaaagagtcgGCGCTTTTCTCGTAGGGGTCTATTTCACTGTCTTAATTTTtgtcatcttattttattatttaacttcATTTGTTGAAGGTTCGGCGAATTTGTATGGTCCTCATGATCCACTTCACTTTTTCAAGTAACATTCTCATTTTCTTACAGAACCTTCAACTGACATTCTCATTACAAAAcccttctcttctctctcacaaCTCACCTCAACTCTCtctgcacacacacacacactctctctttctctctctctgtctaaGCACCTAAGAGCAAAAGAGAGCTTCCAAGGTTTCCCAAATGGCAGAGGAAGAGAACTGTGTGCGCATCACTCGCGCAGCCGAAAAGAGAGCCTTGCCTGCAGCTTCAGGCTCACCTAACAAGAAGCGCGTGGTGTTGGGGGAAATTCCGAACTTTTCAAACGTTGTTGTTCCGGTGAATACCAAGCCTGTAACGAAGACAATAACGACAACGTTAATAAGCACAACAAAGGGTAGTCCCACAAAGGTGGAAACCGATGCCAGTTATGATGATCCTCAACTTTGTGGAGCTTATGCCTCCGACATTGATGACTATCTTCACAAAATGGAGGTAAAGACACAATCTTTTTGGTTCTTAAATTGTTTGGGATTTTGTTTTAGCCATTTTGGATTAATGGGTATTTGAATTTGGGGCTAATTTGGAAGAtgggaatttttatttttattatatagatagAGCTAAAAGTAcaatttttagtcattttgaaTTTACGGGTGTTTGaaatttggtttttctttttttttttttttttttttttttttaattttttatctggGGGTTTGAATTTGGGGCTAATTTTgaagatgggttttttttttttttttttttaattaaatttttgttttagatgGAATCAAAGAGAAGGCCATTGCCGAATTACCTTGAGAAGGTTCAGAAGGAAGTTACTGCTAACATGAGAGGGGTTTTGGTGGATTGGTTGGTTGAGGTTGCAGAGAAGTATAAGCTTCTTCCAGACACTTTGTATCTCGCTATTTCATATATTGATAGATTCCTATCTTTGAACGTTGTCCATAAGCAGAAGCTTCAATTGTTGGGTGTTTCTTCAATGCTAATTGCCTCGTAAGCCTCCAAGTCTTTTAAACCCTTTGTTTTGGGCTTAAGATAAGCAATTGTTGTTTTATAAAAATGGGTATATGAGCAATGCTAGTgatgttataaattttacttgTTTAATGTTATAAATTGACGTGTTTACttttaaacaaatcaaaaaagttattttttttattacatagtttgtgtcattaattataatattaatcaTATCAATTTGTAGATATTGTGTTGTGAAATTgatagtatttttattttatttatttatttatttttagatgagtTTTAATTTCAAGGTATTGTACAATTAATTGGGATCATGTCTTGTGAAGTGAAGCATAGGTTATTAGTTTGAGTCTCTTATTCcctttataaataaaaataattctttgAAATTTATTTGTTGTATTGTTTATGTGCCATCAACCATAATCTTGTTTATGTTggtttgtaaatattttatagtaaaattgataataattttaatattatggTTTAATCCTAAAGGATGGTACAATCTACTTGGTTAAAAATTACTAATcataaaatagttttataaatatgGGTTTTCTTTGTACTCACAATTATTGGTTTTCCTATTGTGATGAGTAGGAAGTATGAATCATTAAACGAAAGGAAGTATGAAGAAATTATTGCTCTAGATGTGGGTGATTGTTGTTACATTTTGGTGAATGCATATCCTAAGGAGGAGGTGATtgtcttttttctatttttacttGATTGTCATTTTTCTCCACGTCTAAGTTTTATTGTTGTGCTTTCATTTATATTGGTTTCATTGTGATTGTAAAGGTGGTGAAGATGGAGGCTGATATACTCAAGTCACTAAAGTTTGAAATGGGCAATCCTACAGTGAAGACATTTTTAAGGTAAGGAAACTGTCAAGATGCTGTGTATTTTCCTCTTTGTTCATCACTAATTATCCATAAATGAACCAGTGTTAcagttaaaaacttaaatgatACATTCAACTgattatagttatttttttcccGTTTTGGTTTGCAGAAGATTCACTAGCGTTGCTCAAAAGAACAACAAAGTAAGCTAAATGTCTTCTTGGCCCTCTTGTAAATGTTCCtgattttgaaacatttttgttatttactCGTTGTCTTGTGCCTTCTACAGAGTCCCAATTTGCAGTTAGAGTTCCTTGGGTATTATCTTGGGGAGTTAAGTTTATTAGACTATAACTGTGTGAAATTCTTACCTTCCTTGGTGGCTGCATCAGTTATCTTTCTTGCAAAATTTATCATTCAACCAATGATACGTCCTTGGGTAAGAGCTTGACTTTTGAGACCTGCTAATAGTATGAAGTTTTGATCTGAAAGCACTTACAAGTTGTATGCTTTTCACAGTGCGCAACACTGCAACAATATTCTGGATACAAACCAGCTGATTTAAAGGATTGTGTTCTTATCATACATGACTTGTATGTTAGTAGAAGAGGAGGCCCTTTACAAGTCATAAGAAAGAAATACAAGCAGCATAAGGTATTTATGGTTAAACATTTATAACTGAAGTTGATGGAAATTTTCACATAATTGAAAGAGTAgtaatctaatttcataaacaTTATTTTCTTGGAAACAGTTCAAATACGTGGCAAGTATGCCTTCTCCTCCAGAAATACGTGCTTCTTACTTTGAAGATCCAAAAGAATGACAGATTGGTATTTAGGTTATTTATGGATGACCAAGTAGAAAAGTCGAATGTGGGATGGAAACGGATATTTCATTCAGTAGAAGATTTGCTTTCAGTTGCACTGGCTAATGTTGATTGATGGGAGTTCTGCAAACTACATTATGTGCTGTGAAGGTTGGCAAAATTCTTTTGGATGATTGCTGTGGCAGGAGGTTTTAGGATGGACAAATTTCTGCTAAAAGTCAAACTTCATAAGTTCACAAACTAATTTGTGAATACACTTTTATGTAGAGTTGAATTGATTTGATAATCAAGCTTAAAACTAGGATTGTTTCATAAATAAACAGGTATAAATAAGTTTTCTCCTAAAATGTGGACATTCTCATATAAATTGTAGACAAATGTGTGAAGTAATAAATGTATTCTGATGTGAAATGATATTTTCCCAATAATAAATACTTTAGGGGTGTGTGTAGACTCTGTAGTTCCTATCCTATCCCACACATATCAAGTGAGGTTGGAAAATTACTAAGCCAATGCCACAGGGTGATTTTATTTATGGTTATAGTTAATATTAAACTATAACACTATCATTCATCAaccttaaattatttttcatcaagCACATGGATGGTTATCATGGTAGAATAATTATATTGCATTACCGGTATTTTGATATGTAATAATTACAGTGGACAGGCGACACACCATGATGGAAAATTAAAGCGCAAAATTATTGCCTAAGTTAATTACCATAAACTTTTATCATGCAGATAATAGAAGGAAATGCTATTGATGGTCAATCAATTTATATTGGTCACGCATGCCCATCATATGTTTTATGCTGTGAAACATCAAACAGGTTGATgttattctcttttttctttattaaattttttttagaaggtattaaaatttttggaatAAATGAATtccattaaatataattttaagtaTACTAAACAGACTAAACATACTAACCTCATATTTACATGTGCACCAATTTTACGtattttaatttaacaaaaaaatgttaGCAGTAAACAAAAATGTCCCTGTCATCAAAAGAGTTGAGAATTTATGGTGGTGATCGTTGGTGGACCTTTCTACTGCATGTAGAAAACTTGTATTTCGTCATatatttttgggaattttttatattaaaaagtaCTCAAAATTTGTCACCTGTGAGTTGTGACAAATAAAAcctagattttttaattttatcattttaatccATAGACTCTATAGATCATTACAATTTAAACACTTTATATATGTCAAAAACCACTAGTGAAAACCCTATGTTTGGTGTTCAATGCTTCAAATTCATTATCTTAAATATCGTTTCACTCTTTTTTGAAATGTTtaaaacttttatctttttaccggttttgtcctttttatttatttatatgtgtTATGTAGTCTAAGTCTTTCCCAATTGCAGAGTCTCTTTCTCTAATGTGGAGAAGAAGACAACCACCCACAACAAAAGGGTGTCATTTGAATGTAATAGATAACCTTCACAATTTTACTACCACTAGATAGGTTGCTTCATTagtattttttaatagatatagatggttttttttttttttttttttttttttttttttttttttttgagaagatataAATGGAGTATTTAGATTGTCAtgctataaaaaatttaagctaatatgaaaaaattaaaaaaaatcaagacttAGTTTGTCATAAAAGATTAGTCAAGCCTCAagggttttctatttttattttttttatcatcctcctctttctctttccttacAATTAGTGAGAATGAGATTTGAAATGAACCATAAAACTATTGACAATTAAATTGTAACTTATGTAAATTTGGGGGTATATATTAACAATGTAAACTCAATTGGTTGACACTTCCTagtatttttaatgaaaatatctaactttcaatattcaaatttcccatttgtaattttatatattaaagtaACAAAATCTTTTGGCAGTCCAaaagtgggggaaaaaaaaataagagaaaaagattTGAATGTGGTAGAAATAGATTGGTTCCTTTGGGTTTCCTCCATATTTTACACTAATATGTACAAATTGGTGATTGATATTAAAAAGTGTTAGTTTGGTATAAAAATAACGTATTCTATTGATGTATTCCGTTTTGAAAAtaagttaacaaaaaatatagtaatgactagaatttttatttttattatttattttatggagaatatattttgatttttgagtaagAGTTTGACCATTCTGTATGAAATAAAAAACAGGCAATGAGGATAAAAGTAAAACAGTGTGAATAACCCTTtttttatagggaaaaaaatgtttttcaataaCCATAAGTACCACTAGCACGTGTAGTACatagatattatataataaagtttttcaatttccaAATAAATGTCAACCTGAACCACATTGGCGGAAAAATGACCCGCCTAACCACAAACACAAAGTAAAacttaaatcttaaaaaaatcaGCTCAGCAATGAGCAATCAGcccctcaaaatttcaaaatttaaaacaccaaaactttgcccaaaatgaaaaaaaaaaaaaagcccacccaaatgaaatccaaaacccaaaaccctcttaaacgtttaaaaaaaaaaaaaaaaaaactcaaaccgagaaaagaaaaacttacactgacagagagagaaagagagagaagcgccaactcttttcttttgaaataaaCTCAAATGGCGCTTttagattctctctctctctctctctacaaagctcaaactacaaaaccctcctctcctcTCACTCTCCAAATCCCTCtctgtcctctctctctctctctctttcaaaaccCAAAAGGCTAAGTGGGTTTGTGAGAGCTACTGTATATAACCACTGCCATGGCGGAGCAAGGGAAGAGCGTGCGCATGACGCGCTTGGCGAAGAAGAGGGCCGCCATGGCTGAAGAGGAAAGGCCTGCCAAGAAGAGAGTGGTGTTGGGCGAGATTACAAACTCGTCAAACGTCGTCGTAAACGCTGGTGGTTCTGAAGAGCCGCCACAGAAACAGCCCAAGAGTAAAACCAAGGCCAAGGGTGTCAAGAAGGCATCGACAACCGCTACAAAGCTCGAGGAGACAAAGGACAAAGACAATGAGGACAAGTCCGATGATCCCCAGATGTGCGGGCCTTATGTTTCTGAGATTTATGACTACCTTCACAACATGGAGGTAAAGAAGGTCCACCATTGCTTTTTCGATTGGTTTTTTCAGTTGGGCCATGTTGTTTTGTACTCATTTGGTTCTTTTATCAATTGGGTGTTCGTCGATTTTAAGAGAAACAAATGTTTGCAATCTGTGTTATACATAGATCTATTAGTCTCCGCTTAgagaatattttagaattttgagaTTAAAATGCCATTATCTATTAAGGATTTTTGCGAGTGACCATGATTAATCTATTAAGGATTGATACTAAGATTTGGTTGTTATTGTATAAATATTGGGCAATCTAATTTGGTAATAAGTTACTCAAATTGGTCATGTTGATTGGGGTTTTGGTGGGTTTGGGATTTTGATAAATGGGGGCTAAATGTTGTGGTGGTTAATTGAATGTTCAGGTGGATCCAAAAAGAAGACCATTGCCTGATTACATTGAGAGGGTTCAGAAGGATGTCAATTCTAATATGAGGGGTATACTAGTGGATTGGTTGGTTGAGGTTGCAGAAGAGTACAAGCTGGTTTCAGATACTTTGTACCTCACCATTTCTTATGTTGATAGATACCTGTCTTTGAATTCTCTCAATAGGCATAAGCTTCAGCTACTGGGTGTTTCAGCAATGCTTGTTGCCTCGTAAGCTTCCTTGAAATTGCTGCTACTCTTtgtgatttgagatatgagataTGAGattgtttgttaaaaaatgatggccTTTTCCCACTTACTAAGCATGGTTACTTGTTGTGAAATGTAGAAAGTATGAAGAGATTAGTCCTCCGCATGTGGAAGAGTTCTGTTACATAACAGATAATACTTATACTAAGGAAGAggtactttgtttttttttttccaatggttttatgtttttgcatcttttccaaatgaggtctaggttatTGTTGTGCTCTTTGTTGAGATTATTTTTGTGGTGATGTAAAGGTGGTGAAAATGGAGGCTGACATACTTAAGTCACTGAGTTTTGAAGTGGGCAATCCTACGATAAAGACATTTCTAAGGCAAGGATATTATCAACATGctatattgttttttctttatcattgaTGATCTACAGAAAAGCACAGGGCATTGGACTGATTGTTGttccttttttccattttggtttgCAGACGATTCAATAAAGTTGCTCAAGAGAGTTACAAAGTAAGCTGAATCCTCTCTGTATCAGTCTTTTGAACTGATGAGCAAAAATGGTAATTTATGTTGTTGACTAACTATATTCTGGTGTCTTCTGCAGACTCCCAATCTTCAGTTGGAGTTCCTTGGTTACTACCTTGCGGAGCTAAGTTTGTTAGATTACCATTGTGTAAAATTTTTGCCTTCTATGGTTGCTGCATCTGTTATGTTTTTGGCAAGATTTATGATCCGGCCAAAGATGCACCCTTGGGTAAGAGTTGATGTCAGAGGCAGGCTCATTTATGGTGTTAAATTTATTGTATGGATGGTACTTATTAAGTAAATACATTTTGCAGTGTTCAGCCCTGCA is a genomic window of Quercus lobata isolate SW786 chromosome 2, ValleyOak3.0 Primary Assembly, whole genome shotgun sequence containing:
- the LOC115974525 gene encoding putative cyclin-A3-1 isoform X1, with amino-acid sequence MAEEENCVRITRAAEKRALPAASGSPNKKRVVLGEIPNFSNVVVPVNTKPVTKTITTTLISTTKGSPTKVETDASYDDPQLCGAYASDIDDYLHKMEMESKRRPLPNYLEKVQKEVTANMRGVLVDWLVEVAEKYKLLPDTLYLAISYIDRFLSLNVVHKQKLQLLGVSSMLIASKYESLNERKYEEIIALDVGDCCYILVNAYPKEEVVKMEADILKSLKFEMGNPTVKTFLRRFTSVAQKNNKSPNLQLEFLGYYLGELSLLDYNCVKFLPSLVAASVIFLAKFIIQPMIRPWCATLQQYSGYKPADLKDCVLIIHDLYVSRRGGPLQVIRKKYKQHKFKYVASMPSPPEIRASYFEDPKE
- the LOC115974525 gene encoding putative cyclin-A3-1 isoform X2; this translates as MAEEENCVRITRAAEKRALPAASGSPNKKRVVLGEIPNFSNVVVPVNTKPVTKTITTTLISTTKGSPTKVETDASYDDPQLCGAYASDIDDYLHKMEMESKRRPLPNYLEKVQKEVTANMRGVLVDWLVEVAEKYKLLPDTLYLAISYIDRFLSLNVVHKQKLQLLGVSSMLIASKYEEIIALDVGDCCYILVNAYPKEEVVKMEADILKSLKFEMGNPTVKTFLRRFTSVAQKNNKSPNLQLEFLGYYLGELSLLDYNCVKFLPSLVAASVIFLAKFIIQPMIRPWCATLQQYSGYKPADLKDCVLIIHDLYVSRRGGPLQVIRKKYKQHKFKYVASMPSPPEIRASYFEDPKE
- the LOC115977749 gene encoding putative cyclin-A3-1 gives rise to the protein MAEQGKSVRMTRLAKKRAAMAEEERPAKKRVVLGEITNSSNVVVNAGGSEEPPQKQPKSKTKAKGVKKASTTATKLEETKDKDNEDKSDDPQMCGPYVSEIYDYLHNMEVDPKRRPLPDYIERVQKDVNSNMRGILVDWLVEVAEEYKLVSDTLYLTISYVDRYLSLNSLNRHKLQLLGVSAMLVASKYEEISPPHVEEFCYITDNTYTKEEVVKMEADILKSLSFEVGNPTIKTFLRRFNKVAQESYKTPNLQLEFLGYYLAELSLLDYHCVKFLPSMVAASVMFLARFMIRPKMHPWCSALQMYSGYKPADLKECVLIIHDLYLSRRGGTFQAVRGKYKQHKFKCVATMPSPPEIPASYFEDVRE